A part of Osmerus mordax isolate fOsmMor3 chromosome 10, fOsmMor3.pri, whole genome shotgun sequence genomic DNA contains:
- the sec31b gene encoding protein transport protein Sec31A isoform X3, with translation MKLKEIQRTAHQSWSPASHHPISLALGTSAQQLDASFNTTAALEIFELDFADPSLEMKLKGSLPSSNRLHSLIWVDFETGEDGTGGRLIGGSENGTVTVYSPGAIVTPGAEAVIGQSDKHTGPVRALDFNPFQSNLLASGANDSEIYIWDLNNFNNPMTPGTKSQVMLPPEDVSVVSWNRQVQHILASANPSGKAVVWDLRKNEPIIKISDHSNRMHCSGMLWHPEVATQLVLASEDDRLPVIQMWDLRFATSPLKVLENHTRGILSISWSQADPELLLSSAKDNRILCWNPNTGEVIYELPTTNQWCFDVQWCPRNPALLSAASFDGRISVYSVMGGSLEAQQQSTAHMISSSFDTMDPFGTGQALPPLQVPQPATQTTIVPPLKKPPKWVRRPVGASFAFGGKLITFGSAKTPQVQSPQVLPRQVFVSQVTTETEFLQRSRELQVALQSGSFSSYCQAKIHSTTSDSDKDLWKFLLVNFEDEARVKFLRLLGFSKDELDRKISTCLGKSLQPNGHGVDASDLAEKMQQLSAQRSDETSGAGSGSMTSGSASPSDFFSQIPQKKTVFQIPVSADTDGLISQALLVGNFAGAVDLCLNDGRYAEAILLAISGGEDLLKKTQQRYLDKQRSSISMLISSVVTQNWADIVHSCDLDNWKEALAALLTYAHPEEFAHLCDTLGVRLEAQATEKHRLQACLCYICSGNIEKLVECWVMQRDCSSPLVLEDLVEKVMILRKSIELLRNSEVAVKSPVLADKLTQYAGLLASQGSLATAMSYLPESPDQAGIMMMRDRLFHAQGEAAVGPRPPVPYNRVNVGVTKPSAASPPQPQPQEAPSTGGSQPHSSNVFSPQVAVANTGLPPSQMGLPPSSHVLPPGGPRSSLRPAYPQHPSTAPGFPPQQSFQPQPMSSSGPSIFSPSGPQMPGASLSGPPLPQLSSPAPGGFSTMPPSSHPSRPMPPGPQPRGHVPMFPGAPHNQAHPPPTGSLYQPMGLGYPPGGPGTPATKSFSAPSVPPPPTEEISHSQGAQPLITFSLRISGWLE, from the exons ATGAAGCTGAAGGAAATTCAGAGGACTGCCCACCAGTCATGGAGTCCTGCCTCTCACCATCCCATTTCTCTGGCCTTGG GCACGTCAGCACAACAGTTGGATGCCTCATTCAACACTACTGCTGCCCTAGAAATATTTGAGTTGGATTTTGCAGACCCCTCTCTGGAAATGAAACTCAAAGGTTCCCTTCCTTCATCCAATAG ATTACACAGTCTCATCTGGGTGGATTTTGAAACGGGAGAAGATGGGACAGGAGGAAGGCTCATTGGAGGCAGTGAGAATGGCACAGTAACAGTTTACAGCCCGGGGGCCATAGTAACCCCTGGAGCAGAAGCAGTGATAGGACAGTCTGACAAGCACACTGGCCCCGTCAGAGCACTAGACTTCAACCCTTTTCAG AGTAACCTTCTTGCATCAGGGGCAAATGATTCAGAGATCTATATCTGGGACCTGAATAACTTCAACAATCCAATGACACCGGGAACAAAGTCTCAGGTAATGTTG CCTCCTGAAGATGTGAGTGTCGTGTCCTGGAATAGACAGGTTCAACACATCCTGGCCTCAGCCAACCCCAGTGGCAAAGCAGTTGTCTGGGACCTGAGGAAGAATGAGCCCATTATCAAGATCAGTGACCACAGTAACAGG ATGCACTGCTCAGGCATGCTCTGGCACCCAGAGGTGGCCACACAGTTGGTTTTGGCCTCTGAGGACGACCGGCTGCCAGTCATTCAGATGTGGGACCTTCGCTTTGCCACGTCACCTCTCAAAGTCCTGGAGAACCACACAAG GGGAATTCTCTCCATATCCTGGAGCCAAGCTGACCCAGAGCTGCTGCTCAGTAGCGCTAAAGACAATCGGATCTTGTGCTGGAACCCAAACACTGGCGAA GTCATTTATGAGTTGCCCACAACCAACCAGTGGTGCTTCGACGTGCAGTGGTGCCCCAGGAACCCAGCCCTGCTGTCTGCAGCCTCCTTCGACGGCAGGATCAGTGTCTACTCCGTGATGGGAGGAAGCCTGGAGGCTCAGCAGCAGAGCACCGCCCATATG ATCTCATCCTCATTCGACACCATGGATCCCTTTGGGACCGGACAGGCTCTGCCCCCTCTACAGGTCCCACAGCCTGCAACCCAGACCACCATCGTTCCCCCGCTGAAAAAGCCCCCAAAGTGGGTGCGCAGGCCAGTGGGGGCTTCATTTGCT TTTGGTGGGAAGCTCATTACCTTCGGCAGCGCCAAGACTCCTCAGGTCCAGAGTCCTCAGGTCCTCCCCAGGCAGGTGTTCGTCAGCCAGGTCACCACGGAGACAGAGTTCCTGCAGCGCTCCCGGGAGCTCCAGGTGGCGCTGCAGTCTGGATCCTTCTCCAGCTATTGCCAGGCTAAGATCCACAGCACCACCTCCGACTCTGATAAAGACTTGTGGAAATTCCTCCTG GTGAACTTTGAAGATGAGGCACGGGTTAAGTTTCTGAGACTTTTGGGTTTCAGCAAAGATGAGTTGGACAGAAAG ATTTCAACCTGCTTGGGAAAGAGCCTGCAGCCGAATGGCCACGGTGTGGATGCCAGTGACCTGGCTGAGAAAATGCAGCAACTCTCTGCGCAG AGGTCAGATGAGACCAGTGGTGCCGGCAGTGGCAGCATGACCTCCGGTTCAGCTTCCCCGTCTGACTTCTTTAGTCAGATACCACAGAAGAAAACCGTCTTCCAAATCCCTGTTTCGGCCG ACACGGACGGGCTGATCAGCCAGGCTCTTCTGGTGGGGAACTTTGCGGGAGCCGTGGATCTGTGTCTTAACGACGGTCGCTATGCAGAAGCCATCCTGCTCGCCATTagtggaggagaagatctgctCAAGAAAACCCAGCAGAGATATTTGGACAAGCAGAGGAGCAGTATCTCAATG ctGATCTCGTCGGTGGTGACCCAGAACTGGGCTGACATCGTCCATAGCTGTGATCTGGACAACTGGAAAGAGGCCCTCGCCGCTCTCCTGACCTACGCTCACCCGGAAGAGTTTGCCCATCTGTGTG ACACGCTTGGAGTACGTCTGGAAGCTCAGGCGACGGAGAAACACCGGCTGCAAGCCTGCCTGTGCTACATCTGCTCTGGAAACATCGAGAAGTTAGTGGAGTGCTGGGtcatgcagagagactgctcctctccccttgtcTTGGAG GATCTTGTGGAGAAGGTTATGATCCTGCGCAAGTCCATCGAGCTCTTGCGGAACAGCGAGGTAGCGGTGAAGAGCCCGGTCCTGGCCGACAAGCTCACTCAGTACGCCGGCCTCCTGGCCTCGCAAGGCAGCCTGGCCACCGCCATGTCCTACCTGCCAGAGAGCCCCGACCAG GCAGGAATCATGATGATGAGAGATAGGCTGTTCCATGCCCAGGGCGAGGCGGCCGTTGGTCCCCGGCCGCCTGTCCCCTACAACAGAGTCAACGTGGGAGTGACCAAGCCTTCTGCTGCTTCCcccccacaaccacaaccacaggaAGCCCCGAGCACG GGAGGCAGCCAGCCGCACAGTTCAAATGTTTTCTCCCCGCAAGTTGCCGTGGCCAACACCGGACTACCTCCCTCCCAGATGGggttgcccccctcctctcacgtcCTGCCCCCCGGTGGGCCCCGGTCGAGCCTGCGACCCGCCTACCCCCAGCATCCTTCCACCGCTCCAG GCTTCCCTCCTCAACAGTCATTCCAGCCACAGCCCATGTCAAGCAGTGgaccctccatcttctccccttCAGGCCCTCAGATGCCGGGGGCCAGCCTGTCCGGACCCCCTCTGCCCCAGCTATCCTCCCCAGCCCCTGGGGGCTTCTCCACCATGCCCCCCTCCTCGCACCCTTCCAGACCCATGCCACCTGGCCCCCAGCCTAGAGGCCATGTGCCCATGTTTCCGGGGGCCCCTCACAACCAGGCCCATCCACCCCCAACAGGCAGCTTGTACCAGCCCATGGGGCTAGGGTACCCCCCAGGCGGCCCCGGAACTCCAGCCACCAAGTCATTCTCTGCTCCGTCggtaccccctcctcccacag AAGAGATCTCTCACAGCCAGGGTGCTCAACCTCTTATCACGTTCTCCCTCAGGATCTCAGGATGGCTGGAATGA